A region from the Candidatus Electrothrix scaldis genome encodes:
- the gspD gene encoding type II secretion system secretin GspD, with protein MNISLSPLRILCLTLTLLLVTSLSCFAETPQQHDTDDQEYVTIDFNDVDISVFIKYISELTGKNFIVDSSVKGKITVISPTRMSKEDAYRVFESVLEVHGFSTIPSGPVIKIVPAVEARSKSIPTVKSGDKPVAEDKVVTRIIPMKYSDPDELTKVLKPLLSKTSNVIAHSQSGMMILTDVQSNIKRLMEILKEIDVPSVDEELVIIPLQYASVTDVGKSFSQLFVQSTRRRSRGSSGSSSNIKIIPYERTNSLIVFAPKAQIEKLRNLLEELDTEAPQGGGKIHVYYLQHANAEELVKVLTSLPTKQTNTTRKQNTKEAAAKAPPLSTDLKITADPETNSLIITAPKEEYLILEQIIKKLDIPRRMVYLEALIMEVSINKQFQLGVEWGGLGSFQDETGTLGSGFTNNSFNLLQGLNSGVAGMADGATLGILKKGVEIGGVYFPDIGAVVNALKTDSDINIIATPQVLTTDNKEASITVGQNVPYITSKNTSDSGSTQDYTNYEYKDVGTTLKITPQINQANLLRLEIGVEVTRLKSEAGVTTPTTYKRSAETTVVVHNEEIVVIGGMIGQDITSGDYKVPLLGDIPLLGWLFRTHEDLDNKTNMFIFIMPRIVESSPELANIYQRKRDVMEDVQEGSGEVPEKILQLKPNQENVYAFIDLGFAKLQHKQYQEAKGYFQQALKIQPENSYALINMGLIYEHEKQWKKAEEVYRQVLDLSDSRGDSSGTIHTSEDQALLNTAKENLRKIHQKESK; from the coding sequence ATGAACATTTCTTTATCACCCTTACGTATACTTTGCCTTACCCTGACGCTGCTCCTTGTCACCTCTCTGAGCTGCTTTGCAGAGACTCCTCAGCAGCATGATACGGACGATCAAGAATATGTAACTATTGACTTCAACGATGTTGATATCAGTGTTTTTATAAAATACATAAGCGAGTTAACGGGTAAAAACTTTATCGTAGATAGCTCGGTTAAGGGAAAGATTACTGTCATCTCTCCAACCCGTATGAGCAAGGAAGATGCCTACCGGGTTTTTGAGTCTGTTCTGGAAGTACATGGTTTTTCTACAATTCCCAGCGGACCTGTCATAAAGATTGTTCCTGCTGTTGAGGCCAGATCAAAGAGCATTCCTACGGTCAAATCAGGAGATAAGCCTGTTGCTGAAGACAAGGTGGTGACCCGGATCATCCCGATGAAGTACTCTGACCCGGATGAGCTAACAAAAGTACTTAAGCCCCTGCTCTCTAAAACCAGCAATGTCATTGCCCACTCCCAATCCGGGATGATGATTCTGACCGATGTGCAGTCCAATATTAAACGCCTGATGGAGATCCTCAAGGAGATTGACGTCCCCTCTGTAGATGAAGAACTGGTTATTATTCCTCTGCAATACGCATCTGTCACTGATGTGGGAAAATCCTTTAGCCAGCTCTTTGTCCAATCAACACGAAGAAGGAGCAGAGGGAGTAGCGGCAGCTCCTCAAATATCAAAATCATTCCCTATGAGCGTACCAATTCGCTCATTGTCTTTGCTCCAAAGGCTCAAATAGAGAAATTACGGAACCTGTTAGAAGAATTGGACACCGAGGCCCCCCAAGGCGGGGGAAAGATTCATGTCTATTACCTTCAGCATGCGAATGCTGAAGAACTGGTTAAGGTGCTCACCAGCTTACCCACAAAGCAAACAAACACGACACGCAAGCAGAATACCAAGGAAGCAGCTGCCAAAGCCCCTCCCCTGTCTACAGACCTGAAAATTACTGCTGATCCAGAGACAAATTCTCTCATTATCACGGCACCCAAGGAAGAGTATCTGATTCTTGAACAAATTATCAAAAAGCTTGATATTCCCCGCCGCATGGTCTACCTGGAGGCCCTGATCATGGAGGTCTCTATTAATAAACAATTCCAATTGGGTGTTGAATGGGGAGGACTCGGGAGTTTCCAGGACGAAACCGGCACCTTAGGTTCAGGGTTTACCAATAATAGTTTCAATCTCTTGCAGGGACTTAACTCGGGCGTTGCTGGTATGGCTGATGGAGCTACCCTGGGAATCCTCAAAAAAGGTGTAGAAATCGGAGGGGTATATTTTCCTGATATCGGAGCGGTTGTAAATGCCTTGAAGACAGACTCAGATATTAACATCATTGCCACACCACAAGTATTAACCACGGATAATAAGGAAGCCAGTATTACGGTTGGTCAGAATGTTCCTTACATTACCAGTAAAAACACCTCAGATAGCGGCAGTACTCAGGATTATACCAATTATGAGTATAAGGACGTCGGTACCACGCTGAAAATTACTCCGCAGATTAATCAGGCTAATCTGCTCCGTCTTGAAATCGGTGTTGAAGTTACCCGCCTAAAAAGTGAAGCGGGTGTAACCACGCCCACCACCTATAAACGTTCTGCTGAAACTACCGTTGTTGTGCATAACGAGGAGATAGTGGTTATCGGTGGCATGATAGGACAGGATATCACCTCGGGAGATTACAAGGTTCCCTTGCTGGGTGATATTCCCTTGTTGGGCTGGCTTTTCAGGACACATGAAGACCTGGATAATAAAACAAACATGTTTATCTTTATCATGCCCCGCATTGTGGAAAGTTCTCCAGAGCTTGCTAATATCTATCAGCGAAAGCGGGATGTGATGGAGGATGTCCAGGAAGGATCCGGTGAGGTTCCAGAAAAAATCCTTCAGCTCAAACCGAACCAGGAAAATGTCTACGCCTTTATTGATCTGGGTTTTGCCAAACTCCAGCACAAACAATATCAGGAGGCAAAGGGCTACTTCCAGCAGGCTCTGAAGATTCAGCCAGAAAACTCCTATGCCTTAATCAACATGGGCCTTATTTACGAGCATGAAAAACAATGGAAAAAAGCAGAAGAAGTCTATCGACAGGTCCTTGATCTTTCGGATAGTCGTGGAGATTCTTCAGGAACAATTCATACCTCAGAGGACCAGGCCTTGCTCAATACAGCCAAGGAGAATCTGAGAAAAATTCATCAAAAAGAGTCCAAATAA
- a CDS encoding type II secretion system protein N, whose protein sequence is MIRVLIKLAAIFVLAYAAVHLVYARLEKELLTGSCCGIAEFPVAQPAKQNAPAGKDVTNPPAQQELALEKEQAPAPQQPDPPVPPVPPVPQGTAEPQEPVDAPAPEGAAPALPSAEQPVDYEHPDFQVIVRRNIFQLVQTDQPETATQQLPEEVQPVAAVEEAPQTSLNLTLQGTIMGDNQVARAIIIEDKQTEQKLYRIGDAVQGAIIESIERGKVILEVFGARETLLMEKRKGGGPRLPSPPVRTSSPTPRRIDSREEQQVRTNRRPPSIRTPRRINIRRNPLRNARDTNDVTQLDDVVDEEDELLPEDDLPSLEEEN, encoded by the coding sequence ATGATCCGAGTCCTGATTAAACTCGCTGCTATCTTTGTCCTGGCCTATGCTGCTGTTCACTTGGTCTATGCCAGACTGGAAAAGGAACTCCTCACTGGCAGCTGTTGCGGTATTGCCGAGTTTCCAGTTGCTCAGCCTGCAAAACAGAACGCTCCTGCCGGAAAGGATGTAACAAATCCTCCGGCTCAGCAGGAACTAGCTCTGGAGAAAGAGCAAGCGCCAGCACCGCAGCAACCTGACCCTCCTGTTCCTCCTGTTCCTCCTGTTCCTCAGGGAACAGCAGAACCTCAGGAACCGGTAGATGCCCCTGCCCCTGAAGGTGCAGCACCAGCATTACCCTCTGCTGAACAACCGGTTGATTATGAGCATCCTGACTTTCAGGTCATTGTTCGTCGTAATATTTTTCAGCTTGTGCAGACAGATCAACCTGAGACAGCAACACAGCAGCTACCTGAGGAGGTGCAACCAGTCGCAGCTGTAGAGGAAGCGCCTCAAACCTCGTTAAACCTGACTCTTCAGGGGACCATAATGGGCGATAATCAGGTAGCCCGCGCCATTATTATCGAGGACAAACAAACCGAGCAAAAGCTCTACCGGATCGGTGATGCAGTGCAAGGGGCCATCATCGAGTCCATTGAACGGGGTAAGGTTATCCTTGAGGTCTTCGGGGCACGGGAAACCCTTCTCATGGAAAAACGAAAAGGCGGTGGCCCACGTCTACCCAGTCCACCTGTCCGGACCAGCTCTCCTACGCCACGCCGCATTGACTCACGGGAGGAGCAGCAGGTACGCACGAATCGAAGGCCCCCTTCTATTCGTACCCCTCGCAGGATAAATATTAGGAGAAATCCGCTACGGAATGCAAGAGATACAAACGATGTCACCCAACTTGATGATGTAGTGGATGAAGAAGATGAACTCTTACCCGAAGATGATCTGCCATCTCTTGAGGAAGAGAATTAA
- a CDS encoding TrmH family RNA methyltransferase, with amino-acid sequence MARRYNKRLDIEARYEQARRRNLVSAKPGVHECVLVLDGLKPDFNIGKIFRTADAFGVREIHLVGVQMFNPDPAKGSVRWVQFYHHSDFSSCYQSLRAQGYLFTVFEPGCSQLLGSCSLVKKSAFIMGHEEFGISFDRADYPDIEATSIPQWGHVQSLNVSVAASIVLYEYVRQHGKPHSEGLPQKEAGVSRRAVLK; translated from the coding sequence ATGGCGAGACGCTATAATAAACGATTAGATATTGAAGCCCGTTACGAACAGGCACGACGAAGAAACCTTGTCAGTGCAAAACCTGGGGTACATGAATGCGTCCTAGTATTGGATGGGTTAAAGCCAGATTTTAATATTGGCAAAATTTTCAGAACAGCAGATGCCTTTGGAGTTCGCGAAATACATCTGGTGGGGGTCCAGATGTTTAATCCAGATCCGGCAAAGGGGTCTGTGCGCTGGGTTCAATTTTATCATCATAGCGATTTTTCTTCCTGCTATCAATCTTTACGCGCACAAGGATATCTTTTTACAGTTTTTGAGCCTGGCTGCTCTCAGTTGCTGGGGAGCTGTTCTTTGGTAAAAAAATCCGCCTTTATTATGGGGCATGAGGAATTTGGCATCAGTTTTGATAGAGCGGATTATCCAGACATTGAAGCCACATCAATTCCGCAATGGGGGCACGTGCAGAGTTTAAACGTCAGTGTCGCCGCATCTATCGTGTTATATGAGTATGTCCGGCAGCATGGAAAGCCTCACTCCGAGGGACTCCCACAAAAGGAGGCTGGGGTAAGTAGACGTGCTGTATTAAAATAA
- a CDS encoding EAL domain-containing protein, whose amino-acid sequence MILFCEECGQRNSITLTPSLIENNNFTCQFCGFHSPFPFLDQDRQSTGSNPGITWEPRILRLGPETEHTEQQFQLIFKVNDIQTPELTLEPFQDYAHLIQVKKTAADSFTVIVQALGTESILQPGFNGTGLIYCEEQLMSWGTINISYEHQIEPAVKKEETPKHSKKHAKASPQQEKKQQGQDENYEILHQQLSEYKTQLHQAKTTSYRLQKELSIRRQVMDNQDCGILFINLEQRIVYANPVFLKRTGYSLKAIQSKRIDQVIRLGGTDCTLKEAMKQSVHHQKWEGRAFLKDAIRQGNWQGEKEAESSEEKPSVISFKYSDGQEEGQEKGFICLLHLEDSLTASSPLKWGDQNSSSSGNHLSTELTHDALTGLVDRPSFQQYLEDSIHAAQEDDSRIGLVYVDLDHFKRINQIFGPGFGDKILCSVSTILQQCGQESGADLVARLSGDEFALILPPPSDKELAHKLAQKIMQRFRTPVNNESRAILIRPSIGYSMFPDDGETPLDVLRNADTAMEAAKSEGGNRICSWNSGMKIQAAQSLYLENDLRQAVADDALINFYQPQINLVDGSICGMEALARWIHPVKGLISPAAFIPIAESTGLIEKLGIDLVRQACLQGKKWRDMGFRKFVMAVNISGRLLRRRDLFYQIMSCIESTGFPPNALEVEFTEGVLIENIDFTVELINKLRAEGIKLAIDDFGTGYSSLSYLQHLQVDKIKIDRSFITNVTTNNTDAAITLGIIAIAQNLRFKVIAEGIETEEHLFFLQKNKCHEGQGFLFSPPIPEKEMTGLLLRDCSVALNHKRMIDKFYSIKA is encoded by the coding sequence ATGATTCTCTTTTGTGAAGAATGCGGTCAGAGAAACAGTATCACTCTGACCCCGTCCCTGATCGAAAACAACAACTTCACCTGTCAGTTCTGCGGGTTTCATAGCCCGTTCCCTTTTCTTGACCAGGATCGGCAGAGTACTGGCAGTAACCCCGGCATTACTTGGGAGCCAAGAATACTGCGTCTTGGCCCGGAAACGGAACACACCGAACAGCAGTTCCAGTTGATCTTCAAGGTCAATGACATTCAAACTCCAGAGCTTACGCTCGAACCATTCCAGGACTACGCTCATCTTATACAAGTAAAAAAAACAGCTGCCGATAGTTTTACCGTGATCGTGCAGGCCTTGGGCACAGAAAGTATTCTCCAGCCCGGATTTAATGGGACCGGACTCATTTACTGTGAAGAACAACTGATGAGTTGGGGAACGATCAACATTTCCTATGAGCACCAAATCGAACCAGCTGTAAAAAAAGAAGAAACCCCGAAACACAGCAAAAAACATGCAAAGGCAAGTCCTCAACAAGAGAAAAAACAACAAGGTCAGGATGAGAATTATGAAATCCTGCATCAACAATTATCTGAATACAAAACCCAGCTTCACCAAGCAAAAACCACCTCATACAGATTACAAAAAGAATTGTCCATCCGCCGTCAGGTCATGGACAATCAGGACTGCGGAATTCTCTTTATTAATCTTGAGCAACGCATTGTCTACGCGAACCCGGTCTTTCTCAAACGAACAGGATATAGCTTAAAGGCTATACAGTCCAAAAGAATCGACCAAGTTATTCGCTTGGGTGGTACAGACTGCACTCTCAAAGAGGCCATGAAACAGTCTGTGCATCATCAAAAATGGGAAGGCAGAGCCTTTCTCAAGGATGCAATCCGACAAGGTAACTGGCAGGGAGAAAAAGAAGCTGAATCCTCTGAAGAAAAACCTTCCGTAATCTCCTTTAAATATTCAGATGGCCAGGAAGAGGGGCAGGAAAAAGGTTTCATCTGCCTCTTGCACCTTGAAGATTCTTTGACAGCATCTTCTCCTCTCAAATGGGGAGATCAAAACAGCTCCAGCTCGGGCAATCATCTCTCCACAGAACTTACCCATGATGCATTAACTGGGTTAGTCGACAGGCCCTCTTTTCAGCAATACCTTGAAGACTCAATCCACGCTGCCCAAGAGGACGATTCCAGGATAGGCTTGGTTTATGTAGATCTTGATCATTTTAAACGGATTAACCAAATCTTCGGCCCAGGTTTTGGCGACAAGATACTTTGTAGCGTCTCAACCATTCTTCAGCAATGCGGTCAGGAATCTGGAGCAGACTTGGTGGCCAGGCTCAGCGGCGATGAGTTTGCTCTTATTCTCCCTCCCCCTTCAGATAAGGAGCTTGCTCATAAACTGGCTCAGAAGATCATGCAACGCTTTCGCACCCCGGTGAATAACGAATCTCGTGCAATCCTTATCAGGCCCAGTATAGGCTACAGCATGTTTCCAGATGACGGGGAAACCCCACTGGATGTACTGCGCAATGCGGACACGGCAATGGAAGCGGCCAAGAGTGAGGGCGGCAACAGAATCTGCTCCTGGAATAGCGGCATGAAAATTCAGGCTGCGCAAAGTCTGTACCTGGAAAATGACCTCCGTCAGGCTGTGGCTGATGACGCTCTGATTAATTTTTACCAGCCGCAGATTAATTTGGTTGACGGCTCTATCTGTGGAATGGAGGCCTTAGCCCGCTGGATTCACCCAGTTAAAGGACTGATTTCACCGGCTGCCTTTATCCCCATTGCCGAGAGTACCGGCTTGATCGAAAAACTGGGCATTGATCTTGTCCGTCAGGCCTGTTTACAGGGGAAAAAATGGCGGGATATGGGCTTCCGTAAATTTGTCATGGCAGTGAATATTTCAGGGCGACTGCTCCGGCGACGTGATCTCTTCTATCAAATTATGAGCTGTATAGAAAGCACGGGTTTTCCTCCAAATGCTCTGGAAGTTGAATTCACCGAAGGCGTGCTCATTGAAAATATAGATTTCACTGTTGAGCTCATCAATAAACTCCGGGCCGAAGGAATAAAGCTGGCTATTGACGATTTCGGGACCGGCTACTCATCTTTGAGTTATTTACAGCATCTGCAAGTCGACAAGATCAAAATAGATCGATCTTTCATCACTAATGTGACCACGAATAATACCGATGCAGCCATCACCCTGGGTATCATAGCTATTGCTCAAAATCTGCGCTTCAAAGTGATTGCCGAGGGAATAGAAACCGAGGAGCATCTTTTCTTTCTCCAAAAAAACAAGTGCCACGAGGGGCAGGGTTTTCTCTTTAGCCCACCTATCCCGGAAAAAGAAATGACAGGTTTATTGCTTCGTGATTGCAGTGTAGCCCTGAACCATAAACGTATGATAGATAAATTTTATTCCATCAAGGCATAA
- the gspE gene encoding type II secretion system ATPase GspE yields MKPLGHILVDSFGLSEEEVEEAVALQLEKGKPLGEILLQQSRISETDLLLAIGEQWDLEVRMELPLFPDPFFTNKVSIGFLKKFRMMPVATPDESFIALGNPMHFQQLDDLQRILQWEGMHTVLVPADEILAAVNVAYDRTSQGAADQVLQDIDEDDPEALLSEIEETTDLLDDTSDAPVIKLVNLILSQAVRDGASDIHIEPYKDRVKIRKRVDGILYDMLTPQKHVQAKLISRIKIMAKMDIAEKRLPQDGRIEIRIADKNIDLRVSSLPTAFGERVVMRLLDKSNVLLSLEQLGMSPRDLNLLLKLIKAPHGIILVTGPTGSGKTTSLYSALTVLNQPDVNIITVEDPIEYQINGISQVQVNAKIDLTFANGLRTIVRQDPDIILVGEIRDIETAEMAIQAALTGHLVFSTLHTNDAASAVTRLIDMGVEPFLVSSSVNAIMAQRLVRKICPHCREAYRPAPEYLEQLALPPEFHDAELYRGQGCDECLNTGYQGRHGIYELMVLSEHIKSIMLTTSDAGQIKREAIHDAENPMLTLRMDGLRKVLEGVTTLEEVFRVT; encoded by the coding sequence ATGAAACCTCTTGGACATATACTGGTTGACTCCTTTGGTCTTTCTGAGGAAGAAGTCGAGGAAGCCGTTGCCCTCCAGTTGGAGAAAGGAAAGCCCCTGGGGGAAATCCTTCTTCAGCAGAGTAGGATCTCGGAAACGGATCTCTTACTCGCTATTGGCGAACAATGGGATCTGGAAGTTCGTATGGAGCTTCCCCTCTTTCCTGATCCCTTCTTCACCAATAAGGTCTCTATAGGCTTCCTGAAAAAATTCAGGATGATGCCTGTAGCAACCCCTGATGAGTCCTTCATCGCTCTCGGCAATCCCATGCATTTTCAGCAACTGGATGATCTCCAGCGGATTCTGCAATGGGAGGGCATGCATACGGTTCTTGTCCCGGCAGATGAAATCCTCGCTGCCGTGAACGTTGCCTATGACCGCACTAGCCAAGGAGCAGCAGATCAGGTTCTTCAGGATATTGATGAGGACGATCCTGAGGCACTCCTTTCCGAGATTGAGGAGACCACGGACCTCCTGGATGACACCAGCGATGCACCAGTTATCAAGCTGGTCAACCTGATTTTATCCCAGGCTGTCCGTGATGGTGCCAGTGATATCCATATTGAACCGTACAAGGACAGGGTGAAAATCCGCAAGCGTGTTGACGGCATCCTCTACGACATGCTCACCCCGCAAAAGCATGTGCAGGCTAAGCTGATCTCCAGGATCAAGATTATGGCCAAGATGGACATTGCAGAGAAACGCCTTCCCCAGGACGGCCGTATTGAGATCCGCATTGCAGACAAAAATATTGATCTCCGTGTCTCCTCACTGCCCACGGCCTTTGGTGAGCGGGTGGTTATGCGTCTGCTGGATAAATCCAACGTCCTGCTTTCCTTGGAGCAACTGGGTATGTCTCCCCGGGACCTTAATCTGCTGCTTAAACTGATCAAGGCACCGCATGGCATTATCCTGGTCACAGGTCCCACAGGTAGCGGTAAAACCACCAGTCTCTATTCCGCCCTGACCGTGCTGAATCAGCCTGATGTAAACATCATCACTGTAGAAGATCCTATCGAGTACCAGATAAATGGGATCAGCCAAGTGCAAGTCAATGCCAAAATAGACCTGACCTTTGCCAATGGTCTGCGCACCATTGTCCGGCAAGATCCAGATATCATTCTGGTAGGTGAGATTCGAGATATAGAAACTGCGGAGATGGCTATTCAAGCTGCCCTGACCGGGCATCTTGTCTTCTCCACCCTCCATACCAATGATGCGGCCAGTGCCGTGACCCGCCTCATTGATATGGGGGTTGAACCCTTCCTGGTTTCCTCCTCGGTCAACGCCATCATGGCCCAGCGCCTTGTCCGTAAAATATGCCCGCATTGTCGTGAAGCCTACCGACCTGCCCCTGAATACCTTGAACAGCTGGCCCTGCCCCCGGAATTTCACGATGCGGAACTCTACCGTGGTCAAGGCTGTGATGAATGCCTGAATACCGGTTATCAAGGCCGCCACGGCATTTATGAACTCATGGTCCTGTCTGAGCATATCAAGAGCATCATGCTCACCACCTCCGACGCCGGACAGATCAAACGGGAGGCAATACATGATGCGGAGAATCCTATGCTGACCTTACGCATGGATGGTCTGCGCAAGGTGCTGGAAGGTGTCACCACCCTGGAAGAGGTCTTCCGGGTGACCTGA
- a CDS encoding c-type cytochrome: MKSSVVALVVASLLVAGSAFASEELTKKNNCMACHQLDAKAMGPSYKDIAAKYKDDADAVATLEKSIKEGSKDKWGGPMPMPAQAQAGDDAKAIAEWIMSLNDAAPAAE; the protein is encoded by the coding sequence ATGAAGTCATCTGTCGTTGCCTTGGTTGTTGCATCTCTGTTGGTCGCTGGTTCTGCTTTTGCGAGTGAGGAATTAACAAAGAAGAATAACTGCATGGCATGCCATCAGCTGGATGCTAAGGCTATGGGCCCAAGCTATAAGGATATCGCTGCTAAATACAAAGATGATGCTGACGCAGTAGCAACACTGGAGAAATCCATCAAGGAAGGCAGCAAAGATAAATGGGGTGGACCTATGCCTATGCCTGCTCAGGCTCAGGCTGGTGATGATGCAAAAGCAATTGCTGAGTGGATTATGTCTCTGAACGATGCTGCTCCTGCTGCAGAGTAA
- a CDS encoding glycosyltransferase family 2 protein has product MSNKDSVSTVAPLLSVIVPCYNEADNVEELIHRLAEALQDISWEVIFVDDDSPDKTNQRVADMAFQDPRVRLIHRIGRRGLSSACVEGMLSSSAPYLAVIDADLQHDETLLPDMLTALRSQQLDIVVGSRYIQGGGIGAWDAKRAAYSRFATRISRYFTRTELSDPMSGFFMIRREALMQRVRRLSGMGFKILLDLFASSPTPMRFLELPYTFKERHAGESKLDNRALLEFGMLLLDKWIGHLLPVRFVAFALVGGIGVLIHFLILLLLFRVTGGPFAVGQTVATLVAMTTNYLLNNLFTYNDIQLKGWKLLTGWFSFILVCGVGAAANVGISSLLFQRKTNWILSALAGIAVSSVWNYAVTAVYTWRAPSIGTK; this is encoded by the coding sequence ATGAGCAACAAAGATTCCGTCTCCACCGTAGCGCCGCTACTCTCTGTCATTGTCCCCTGCTATAATGAAGCTGATAATGTCGAAGAGCTGATCCATCGTCTTGCAGAGGCATTACAGGACATCTCCTGGGAAGTCATCTTTGTCGATGACGATTCACCGGATAAGACAAACCAACGGGTGGCTGACATGGCTTTTCAGGACCCGAGGGTTCGCTTGATCCATCGCATCGGACGACGCGGCCTTTCTTCAGCCTGTGTGGAGGGCATGCTTTCCTCTTCAGCACCTTATCTTGCTGTTATAGATGCTGACCTTCAGCACGATGAAACGCTGCTTCCTGATATGCTCACAGCTTTACGTAGCCAGCAACTGGACATTGTGGTAGGCAGCCGCTACATACAAGGCGGCGGCATAGGAGCATGGGATGCAAAGAGGGCCGCCTATAGCCGTTTTGCCACCCGGATCAGTCGCTACTTCACCCGGACTGAACTCAGTGACCCTATGAGTGGCTTTTTTATGATTCGCCGGGAAGCCCTGATGCAACGGGTGCGTAGATTATCAGGCATGGGTTTTAAAATCCTGCTGGATCTCTTTGCCTCCTCCCCAACACCTATGCGTTTTCTGGAACTACCCTATACCTTTAAAGAACGCCATGCTGGAGAAAGCAAGCTGGATAATCGAGCCTTGCTTGAGTTCGGGATGCTGCTTTTGGACAAATGGATAGGTCATCTACTTCCAGTTCGTTTTGTTGCCTTTGCACTGGTGGGAGGAATAGGCGTGCTGATCCATTTTCTGATCCTACTGCTGCTCTTCCGTGTGACCGGTGGACCATTTGCCGTGGGACAGACTGTAGCCACCTTGGTGGCGATGACCACTAATTATCTTCTCAACAACCTCTTCACCTATAATGATATTCAGCTCAAGGGGTGGAAGTTGCTCACAGGCTGGTTTTCCTTCATCCTGGTTTGCGGGGTCGGAGCAGCCGCCAATGTAGGCATTTCTTCCTTGCTCTTTCAGCGCAAAACCAACTGGATTCTTTCAGCTTTAGCGGGAATAGCGGTGAGTTCGGTATGGAATTATGCGGTGACAGCGGTGTACACTTGGCGTGCGCCCTCTATCGGCACTAAATGA
- the gspN gene encoding type II secretion system protein GspN yields the protein MKLLKFSGYLIYTVVVVLALLWYKFPADAVKTRIEKDLNRTNPGLQWVVERLTLLPPLRVQLQNIQVTGRREQKKIFTLQDLTLGPDLMTWKKTGKVTAQYTAHLLKGTVLGRLALTKNRKALQYNGVIQDLAIDNKELPLFQEEYQRDVHGILSGKFSGKRNLTDITHTMQGKFVFAQGSISLQQAVLGMDQIDFDRLETQLNMNTGTIVFSQGKVTSPLFTANFKGNLRMAVPCSDSNIRVTGSFQPGPDFTASLGSPSLAALLNKEMQKGPLPLTVNGPLKKPNILFTSLPPGFNRQMELLKKQRQQQPKGGPAR from the coding sequence ATGAAGCTGCTCAAATTTTCCGGCTATCTCATCTACACCGTGGTGGTCGTGCTTGCTTTGCTCTGGTATAAATTTCCAGCTGATGCCGTAAAAACCAGGATCGAAAAGGATCTGAACAGGACAAATCCCGGTTTACAATGGGTTGTGGAAAGACTCACCTTGCTCCCCCCATTGCGTGTTCAGCTGCAAAATATTCAGGTGACAGGCAGGAGAGAACAAAAGAAAATATTCACTCTCCAGGACCTCACCTTAGGCCCAGACCTTATGACCTGGAAAAAAACAGGTAAGGTAACAGCACAATACACCGCTCACCTCCTCAAAGGGACAGTGCTCGGTCGTCTGGCCCTGACAAAAAATCGCAAGGCGCTGCAATACAACGGAGTGATACAGGATCTTGCCATAGACAATAAGGAACTCCCCTTGTTCCAAGAGGAATATCAGCGCGATGTGCATGGTATCTTGTCTGGAAAATTTTCCGGCAAACGGAATTTGACCGATATAACGCATACCATGCAAGGAAAATTCGTCTTTGCCCAAGGATCAATCAGTCTCCAGCAGGCTGTTCTGGGTATGGACCAAATAGACTTTGATCGCCTTGAAACCCAATTGAACATGAACACCGGGACTATTGTCTTCAGCCAGGGCAAGGTAACATCTCCTCTATTTACTGCTAACTTTAAAGGAAATCTGCGCATGGCAGTTCCTTGCAGTGATTCAAATATTCGCGTAACAGGCTCTTTTCAGCCCGGACCGGACTTTACAGCTTCGCTCGGTAGCCCCTCCCTTGCTGCCTTGCTCAATAAAGAGATGCAAAAGGGACCTCTTCCTTTAACAGTGAATGGCCCGCTGAAAAAGCCGAATATACTCTTTACCAGCCTTCCACCTGGATTTAACAGACAGATGGAATTGTTAAAAAAACAGCGCCAACAGCAGCCCAAAGGGGGCCCGGCACGATGA